A section of the Aulosira sp. FACHB-615 genome encodes:
- a CDS encoding carbonic anhydrase: MLHQQIDEQIAQKEAWSLRRQLGIPNNKRLWVLACMDERLPVEKALGIGEGDAHIFRNAGGLVTDDAIRSAMLTTQFFNTKEIIVINHTECGMMSASGDFLSEVLRSRGIDVDAVAVDPALPELKLPKGVFSKWIKTFTDVDEICKQQVELLRQSPLIPDDVVIHGYIWEVETMSLRRPYERLSEKVNTAEAMQTKTKSP; the protein is encoded by the coding sequence ATGTTACATCAACAAATTGACGAACAAATTGCCCAAAAAGAAGCTTGGTCATTGCGGCGACAGTTAGGCATACCCAACAATAAACGCTTGTGGGTACTAGCCTGCATGGACGAACGTTTACCAGTAGAAAAAGCTTTAGGAATTGGCGAAGGCGATGCACATATTTTTCGTAACGCTGGCGGGTTAGTTACAGATGATGCCATTCGGTCGGCGATGTTAACCACACAGTTTTTTAACACCAAAGAAATTATTGTGATTAACCATACCGAGTGCGGCATGATGAGTGCTTCTGGAGACTTTCTGAGTGAAGTGTTACGCAGCCGAGGGATTGATGTAGATGCAGTTGCAGTTGATCCCGCCTTACCAGAGTTGAAACTACCCAAAGGTGTGTTTTCCAAATGGATTAAAACCTTTACCGATGTGGACGAAATCTGCAAACAGCAGGTGGAATTGTTACGTCAATCTCCGTTGATTCCCGATGATGTGGTGATTCATGGCTACATCTGGGAAGTTGAGACTATGAGTTTACGCCGCCCCTACGAACGTTTAAGTGAGAAGGTCAACACAGCCGAGGCTATGCAGACCAAGACAAAATCACCGTGA